In one window of Synechococcus sp. M16CYN DNA:
- the glnA gene encoding type I glutamate--ammonia ligase: MAKTPQEVLSQVKDEGIELIDLKFTDFHGKWQHLTVCSNLLEEGSFTGGLAFDGSSIRGWKAINTSDMAMVPDPSTTWIDPFYRHKTLSIICSIQDPRTGQNYERCPRALAQRALVYLNDGGIADTAFFGPEPEFFLFDDVRYKSAESSSFYSVDTIEAGWNTGRIEEGGNLGYKIQAKEGYFPVIPNDTAQDIRSEMLLLMAQLGIPIEKHHHEVAGASQHELGMKFAQLIEAADNVMTYKYVVRNVAKKYGKTATFMPKPVFNDNGSGMHVHQSLWKGGKPLFFGEGTYANLSQTARWYIGGILRHAPAFLAFTNPTTNSYKRLVPGFEAPVNLVYSEGNRSAAVRIPLTGPSPRAKRLEFRSGDALANPYLAFSAMMMAGLDGIKNQIDPGDGEDRDLFELSEEELQKISTVPPSLDSALEALNLDRAFLTEGGVFTDDLIDNWIDLKYEEVQQLCQRPHPHEFAMYYDA; the protein is encoded by the coding sequence ATGGCCAAAACACCTCAGGAGGTCCTTAGTCAAGTCAAAGACGAAGGCATAGAGCTGATCGATTTGAAGTTCACTGACTTTCATGGCAAGTGGCAACATCTAACGGTGTGTTCCAACCTGCTTGAGGAAGGTTCTTTCACCGGGGGCTTGGCTTTTGACGGCTCGTCCATTCGGGGTTGGAAAGCAATTAACACGTCGGATATGGCGATGGTGCCCGACCCCAGTACTACGTGGATCGACCCTTTTTATCGTCATAAGACTCTAAGCATCATTTGTTCAATTCAAGATCCTCGAACTGGTCAGAACTACGAACGTTGCCCGCGAGCGCTCGCGCAACGGGCATTGGTCTACTTAAATGACGGCGGAATTGCGGATACGGCCTTCTTTGGCCCAGAGCCTGAGTTTTTCCTCTTTGATGACGTTCGGTACAAGTCGGCGGAAAGCAGTTCCTTCTACAGCGTTGACACTATCGAAGCTGGCTGGAATACAGGCCGCATTGAAGAAGGCGGTAACCTTGGATACAAAATTCAGGCTAAGGAGGGTTATTTTCCGGTAATACCCAACGACACCGCACAGGATATTCGCTCCGAAATGCTTTTGCTGATGGCGCAGCTTGGTATTCCAATCGAGAAGCATCACCACGAGGTGGCTGGTGCTAGTCAACACGAGCTGGGTATGAAATTTGCCCAGTTAATTGAAGCAGCTGACAATGTGATGACATACAAGTATGTCGTGCGTAATGTTGCGAAGAAATATGGCAAAACTGCTACGTTTATGCCGAAACCGGTGTTCAACGACAACGGCAGTGGTATGCATGTTCACCAAAGCCTTTGGAAAGGAGGCAAGCCGCTGTTTTTTGGAGAGGGTACATATGCCAACTTGTCGCAAACAGCACGTTGGTACATCGGCGGCATACTGAGGCATGCACCGGCTTTCTTGGCTTTCACCAATCCAACCACTAACAGCTACAAGCGTCTCGTTCCTGGTTTTGAGGCACCTGTGAATTTGGTATATTCCGAAGGTAACCGCTCTGCAGCTGTACGCATTCCTCTAACCGGCCCTAGCCCTAGAGCTAAGCGTTTGGAATTCCGTTCTGGAGATGCTTTAGCTAACCCTTATTTAGCCTTCAGTGCCATGATGATGGCCGGGTTAGATGGTATTAAAAATCAAATCGACCCTGGTGATGGCGAAGACCGCGACTTGTTTGAACTCAGTGAAGAAGAGTTACAGAAAATTTCGACCGTTCCACCCTCCTTAGACAGTGCCCTGGAGGCTCTTAACCTTGACCGGGCCTTTCTTACAGAAGGGGGAGTTTTTACGGACGACCTCATCGATAACTGGATCGATCTCAAATACGAAGAGGTCCAGCAGCTGTGTCAACGTCCTCACCCGCACGAGTTTGCCATGTACTACGACGCCTAG
- a CDS encoding allophycocyanin subunit beta: protein MRDAITGLIRRYDQLGRYFDRLAIDSIESYLGESELRIRAVELINTKAAEIVREASQRLFQSEPDLLLPGGNAYTTRRLAACLRDMDYFLRYASYALVAGDNAVLDERVLNGLNDTYKSLGVPTGPTVRSIVLLGEVVTENLLKQGVSSKELAVVFQPFNHLACGLGETDIRRR, encoded by the coding sequence ATGCGCGACGCCATCACTGGTCTGATCCGTCGTTATGACCAGCTGGGACGCTATTTCGATAGGTTGGCGATCGACAGCATTGAGTCGTATCTCGGCGAATCGGAGCTGCGAATTCGTGCTGTTGAACTAATCAACACTAAAGCTGCCGAAATTGTGCGTGAGGCTAGCCAGCGCCTTTTCCAATCTGAGCCAGACTTGTTGCTCCCTGGTGGAAACGCTTACACCACCCGGCGACTGGCAGCTTGTCTTCGTGATATGGACTATTTTTTGCGCTACGCCAGTTATGCCTTGGTGGCAGGTGACAACGCCGTCCTTGATGAACGAGTCCTCAATGGTCTCAACGATACGTACAAAAGTCTTGGAGTCCCCACAGGTCCCACTGTGCGCAGCATTGTTTTGCTCGGTGAAGTCGTCACTGAGAATCTCTTGAAACAAGGAGTGTCTTCCAAAGAATTAGCCGTAGTATTCCAGCCTTTTAATCATTTAGCTTGCGGATTGGGTGAAACTGACATTCGTCGACGCTGA
- a CDS encoding nucleoside deaminase, which yields MEVLLQRAQVTGKNGEVPVAAVVLDPTGRAIGHGRNRRENQQDPLGHAELVALQQAALVLGSWRLNHCCLIVTLEPCPMCAGALVQARMGTVVYGARDLKRGALGGTMNLSNHTSAYHKMAIDGGLMEVEASSQLKRWFKQRRQRNRRNEAALSQTS from the coding sequence ATGGAAGTTCTTCTTCAACGCGCACAGGTCACCGGCAAAAACGGGGAAGTGCCTGTTGCAGCTGTTGTTTTGGATCCCACCGGCCGGGCAATTGGTCATGGCCGGAACAGGCGTGAAAACCAACAAGATCCATTGGGGCATGCTGAACTAGTTGCTCTTCAACAAGCCGCTCTTGTGTTAGGTAGTTGGCGGCTCAACCACTGTTGTCTAATCGTGACACTCGAACCGTGCCCGATGTGTGCAGGAGCACTTGTGCAGGCGCGTATGGGAACCGTTGTTTATGGAGCACGAGACTTAAAAAGGGGCGCACTCGGCGGAACGATGAACCTGTCAAACCACACCAGCGCCTATCACAAGATGGCGATAGACGGAGGACTGATGGAGGTCGAAGCTTCCAGTCAGTTAAAACGTTGGTTCAAGCAACGGAGGCAGCGTAACCGCCGAAACGAGGCAGCTCTGTCTCAAACAAGTTAA
- a CDS encoding methyltransferase domain-containing protein — MATTPLSKLAYQTLQQGKSIAGLAHKGLSTKLMELVAPDAMPSTESVSADILQTLRSSMMQLEERDWQEAEQGLYPTALLFDVPWLDWASRYPQIWLDLPAIWNRKLEHNVRDLPKTTDSSLFPDYYLQNFHHQTDGYLSDRSAGLYDLQVEILFNGTADAMRRRVIAPLKRGLKHFADRSPASLRVLDVATGTGRTLHQIRSALPHVELIGIDLSDAYLRQANRWLNKTQSSLVQLIRANGESLLLADACLQGVTCVFLLHELPGDARQNVVNEAWRVLEPGGVLVLADSVQLADAPQFSVVMENFRRFFHEPYYRDYIGDDIDARLRTAGFKEITADSHFMTRIWSARKPDC, encoded by the coding sequence ATGGCGACCACGCCTCTAAGCAAGCTGGCTTACCAAACTCTCCAACAGGGGAAAAGCATCGCTGGGCTGGCCCATAAGGGGTTAAGCACCAAGCTGATGGAGCTGGTCGCTCCGGATGCTATGCCCAGTACAGAATCGGTATCTGCCGACATCCTCCAAACCCTGCGTAGCTCGATGATGCAGTTGGAAGAGCGTGATTGGCAAGAAGCCGAACAAGGGCTCTACCCTACTGCTCTTCTTTTTGATGTTCCATGGCTTGATTGGGCCAGTCGTTATCCGCAAATTTGGCTCGATTTACCCGCCATATGGAATAGGAAACTGGAACACAATGTACGTGATCTACCTAAAACAACGGATTCCTCGCTTTTTCCGGATTACTACCTCCAAAACTTTCACCACCAAACCGACGGTTACCTTAGTGACCGTTCCGCAGGTCTATATGACCTACAGGTTGAAATTCTCTTCAATGGTACCGCTGACGCCATGCGGCGCCGTGTAATCGCTCCACTGAAACGTGGTCTCAAGCATTTCGCCGACCGTAGCCCGGCGTCGCTTCGCGTCCTTGATGTTGCAACAGGAACCGGTCGGACTCTACATCAAATCCGTTCTGCTCTCCCACATGTGGAGTTAATTGGGATAGATTTATCCGATGCTTATTTACGGCAGGCTAATCGCTGGTTGAACAAGACCCAATCATCTCTTGTCCAGCTAATCCGAGCTAACGGCGAATCTCTTCTGCTTGCTGATGCTTGTCTGCAAGGCGTGACGTGTGTATTTCTATTACATGAGCTTCCTGGCGATGCGCGTCAAAACGTCGTGAATGAGGCATGGAGAGTACTTGAACCAGGTGGTGTACTTGTTTTAGCTGACTCTGTTCAACTGGCTGATGCGCCGCAATTCAGTGTTGTGATGGAGAACTTCCGTAGGTTCTTTCACGAACCTTATTATCGCGACTACATAGGTGATGACATTGACGCGCGTCTTAGAACCGCTGGTTTTAAGGAAATCACCGCCGATTCTCATTTCATGACACGTATTTGGTCTGCCAGAAAACCTGATTGTTGA
- a CDS encoding pitrilysin family protein, translated as MEQLSALFRAISSAFAGEGLHFGCLSRNKLVITGLDLILEPLTSPGVMAAKLWLPFGSALDPTGQRGAHELLASLLSRGCGPYNHCELADLVEGCGAGLRCDAQEDGLLLSLHSTVEEAERLLPLLAWMVHDPHLQPDQVALERNLTLQTLQRQREDPFHTATVAWRELVFGSGGYAHDPLGVECDLKAIKREHLLPLAQRLPVQGNVLALAGSMPEQMQERILEMQGFRDWPHSPEKRERLIPLYGTQLSRDTIRVESMDTEQVVLMLGQATVPSGHPDDLVMRLLQCHLGTGMSSLLFRRLREEYGVAYEVAVHYPQLAGPAPFVMLASTGVERAKLTLCLLLQTWEELSQNTLTQADLQLACAKFIGQVAYSRQTCSQRAERRVQLRAMGLNDDYDQRCVQAVRTITPEKVKTTCQHRLKQPRLSLCGPTSSLRELERVWLEQNQPVSF; from the coding sequence ATGGAGCAGCTGTCGGCTCTGTTCCGAGCTATTTCCAGCGCTTTTGCCGGAGAAGGCTTGCATTTTGGTTGCTTATCCAGGAACAAACTAGTGATTACAGGACTGGATCTAATACTTGAACCTCTTACTTCGCCAGGTGTAATGGCGGCAAAACTATGGTTACCGTTTGGCAGTGCCCTAGACCCGACAGGTCAACGCGGTGCGCATGAACTTCTGGCATCGTTGCTCAGCCGCGGGTGCGGTCCGTATAACCACTGCGAACTTGCAGATTTAGTGGAGGGATGTGGAGCTGGCCTTCGATGCGATGCACAAGAAGATGGTTTGCTGCTGAGCCTTCACAGCACCGTAGAGGAAGCAGAGAGGTTACTTCCCTTATTGGCCTGGATGGTGCATGATCCACACCTCCAGCCTGACCAAGTCGCGCTCGAAAGAAACCTCACCTTGCAGACGCTTCAACGACAGCGAGAGGATCCCTTTCACACAGCAACTGTTGCCTGGCGTGAGTTGGTGTTCGGCAGCGGAGGGTATGCCCACGACCCACTCGGCGTTGAATGTGATCTTAAAGCGATCAAACGCGAGCACCTTCTGCCTTTAGCTCAACGACTCCCCGTGCAGGGCAATGTTTTAGCCCTTGCGGGTTCCATGCCTGAGCAGATGCAAGAACGTATCCTTGAAATGCAAGGCTTTCGAGACTGGCCGCATAGCCCAGAAAAACGTGAACGCTTAATCCCCCTCTACGGGACCCAACTATCACGTGACACTATTCGAGTAGAATCAATGGATACAGAACAGGTGGTGCTAATGCTTGGCCAAGCGACGGTACCTAGCGGCCACCCTGATGATTTGGTAATGCGTTTACTCCAATGCCATCTCGGAACAGGAATGTCGAGTCTTCTGTTTAGACGTCTTCGAGAGGAATACGGCGTCGCATATGAAGTAGCTGTGCACTATCCGCAGCTAGCTGGGCCTGCCCCATTTGTAATGCTGGCTTCTACAGGGGTGGAACGAGCAAAACTCACCCTGTGTCTTCTTCTTCAAACCTGGGAGGAACTTAGCCAAAATACATTGACCCAGGCTGATTTACAGCTCGCCTGTGCCAAGTTCATCGGCCAAGTGGCCTATAGTCGTCAAACGTGCTCACAGCGAGCTGAACGGAGGGTTCAACTACGCGCTATGGGACTAAACGATGACTACGATCAGCGCTGTGTCCAGGCTGTGCGAACTATCACACCCGAGAAGGTGAAAACCACCTGTCAGCATCGACTTAAACAACCAAGACTCAGCCTGTGCGGACCGACTTCTTCGTTGCGGGAATTAGAACGAGTTTGGTTAGAACAAAATCAACCCGTGTCGTTCTGA
- a CDS encoding biotin transporter BioY, producing the protein MRALATWSGALAGLMAILFGSLVPAAILVPAPQISVIDLPATWQVSALLTCAMVSGPRAGVIAAIAYLSMGAINLPVFHGGGGLHYLLEPGFGYLAGFIPAAWLTGRLANQDGMNDLAAQSLSAVAGFVVLQLCGLLNLGLGALLGRWNQSMSSLVVQYSLGPLPAQILLCITSSLLAVILRRLLIVKS; encoded by the coding sequence GTGAGAGCTCTGGCCACATGGAGCGGTGCCCTGGCCGGGTTAATGGCTATTCTATTTGGCAGCCTTGTGCCTGCGGCTATTCTAGTACCGGCGCCGCAGATTTCTGTAATTGATCTCCCCGCAACATGGCAGGTTTCCGCATTGTTGACGTGCGCCATGGTCAGTGGCCCGCGTGCTGGTGTTATCGCGGCGATTGCTTACCTGAGCATGGGAGCAATTAACTTGCCGGTATTCCACGGTGGGGGCGGTCTGCACTATTTGCTCGAACCGGGGTTTGGTTATTTGGCTGGGTTTATCCCAGCAGCCTGGCTGACCGGGCGTCTTGCTAACCAGGACGGAATGAACGACCTAGCAGCACAGTCTCTATCAGCAGTTGCAGGCTTCGTGGTTTTGCAGCTATGCGGCCTCCTTAACCTTGGCCTAGGCGCGCTATTGGGGCGATGGAACCAGTCCATGTCGAGCCTAGTGGTGCAGTATTCACTCGGCCCATTGCCCGCTCAAATCCTTCTCTGTATTACATCCAGTTTACTCGCTGTGATCTTGCGTCGCCTTCTAATCGTTAAATCATAA
- a CDS encoding DUF3148 domain-containing protein, whose amino-acid sequence MASIGDRLRLKQQPSYLKTADPMPMLRPSDLVSLEEVGEVVAIHPLDIVAVRFRQGTFLIALNQLEVVLQNDTG is encoded by the coding sequence ATGGCTTCCATAGGTGACAGGCTGCGACTAAAGCAACAGCCCTCTTATTTAAAGACCGCCGATCCAATGCCGATGTTGCGGCCCTCAGATCTCGTCAGCCTTGAAGAAGTGGGTGAAGTAGTTGCTATTCATCCTCTCGACATCGTTGCTGTTCGATTCCGACAGGGCACATTTCTAATAGCTCTTAACCAACTCGAGGTAGTTCTTCAGAACGACACGGGTTGA
- a CDS encoding DUF6439 family protein: MDKLRSTWPDQVQILATELHNLLIIRDRDWHKLKSQSGRRAAELLAAALVQLTQGGNHSDVAALTNQALGWIKGELKDPGCPHH, from the coding sequence ATGGATAAACTGAGATCCACCTGGCCTGATCAAGTCCAGATCCTGGCAACAGAACTGCACAATCTTTTAATAATTAGAGACCGAGACTGGCACAAATTGAAGTCACAATCAGGCCGACGGGCTGCCGAACTGCTCGCTGCAGCACTCGTTCAATTAACCCAAGGCGGTAATCACAGCGATGTAGCTGCACTCACCAATCAAGCGCTTGGTTGGATCAAAGGAGAACTAAAAGACCCCGGTTGTCCTCACCATTGA
- the lspA gene encoding signal peptidase II: MLHRSIILLIAAAIVLVDQISKAAISGLLLNGKAMILLPGLLSLQLVRNTGAAFSLLSGSAKFLGLLSLVVSLGALVWVWRRRAAPIWQAAAVACLLGGTLGNGLDRWRFGYVVDFLALIPVSFPVFNVADIAINLAMLCFAIHFWISRHDASYRRS, translated from the coding sequence ATGCTCCACCGGTCTATCATCTTATTGATCGCGGCAGCAATTGTGTTAGTCGATCAAATCAGTAAGGCAGCAATATCTGGGCTTTTGCTTAATGGCAAGGCGATGATTTTGCTGCCCGGATTGCTCTCGCTCCAACTCGTTCGAAACACCGGCGCTGCCTTTAGCCTACTGAGCGGATCTGCAAAGTTCCTAGGACTTCTCAGTCTTGTGGTGAGCCTCGGAGCTCTAGTTTGGGTTTGGCGACGACGCGCGGCTCCGATATGGCAGGCTGCAGCCGTAGCCTGTCTTTTAGGAGGAACACTCGGCAACGGTTTAGATCGGTGGCGTTTTGGCTATGTAGTGGATTTTTTGGCTCTCATCCCAGTAAGTTTCCCAGTTTTCAACGTAGCTGACATTGCCATTAATTTAGCGATGCTTTGCTTCGCAATCCATTTTTGGATCAGTCGTCATGATGCAAGCTACAGACGAAGCTAG
- a CDS encoding aminotransferase class V-fold PLP-dependent enzyme, with amino-acid sequence MHLRANVSSDPHPSTAQLAPFAAPYAADPVLQDFLHRTADLLCSWIGSAHQHSPLPLMRPQPTIAPGTETADIDALLNDLQVVMDGAFQPSHPGSLAHLDPPPLTASIAAELVCAGLNNNLLADELSPGLSSLEHELCRWFCQRLGLPNGSGGVLASGGTLSNLMGLVTARTFGVGGNNGVILCSNDAHVSLVKAVRVMGLSDDALQFLPTDSEGRLCLSAVEQRLSQLRRLNRPCLAIVATAGTTVRGAIDLLPQLANLCRGAGIWLHVDAAIGGVFALSAAHAPLMRGLEQADSITLNPQKLLGITKASSLLLLRQHHQLRATFGTGLPYMENSTTGYHGGEVGLQGTRPAEVLKLWLGLRQLGEAGLETVLSSALKRREIFANQLDSDRLRLLPGALHLQAFHPIKGDPQSCEAWSQQTRQQLLSAGYMLSRPFYGDRFCLKGVFGNPHTTPDHLTDLAQRINASVF; translated from the coding sequence ATGCACTTGCGCGCCAACGTCAGCTCCGATCCACACCCTTCAACGGCTCAGCTGGCTCCGTTTGCGGCACCCTATGCAGCGGATCCTGTGCTGCAGGACTTTCTTCACAGGACGGCTGATCTCCTGTGTTCTTGGATTGGATCAGCACATCAACATAGCCCTCTACCATTGATGCGACCACAGCCCACGATCGCGCCTGGTACAGAGACAGCTGACATCGATGCACTCCTTAATGATCTTCAGGTAGTGATGGATGGAGCATTTCAACCGTCACACCCTGGTTCCTTGGCTCACCTTGATCCACCACCCCTCACAGCATCAATTGCGGCGGAACTGGTGTGTGCCGGGCTCAATAATAACTTATTGGCAGACGAATTATCCCCAGGACTCTCCAGCTTGGAACACGAACTATGCCGGTGGTTTTGTCAGCGACTTGGTCTTCCGAATGGTTCCGGTGGGGTTTTGGCGAGTGGTGGAACCCTCAGCAATTTGATGGGTTTGGTCACGGCGCGCACTTTTGGTGTTGGCGGCAACAACGGTGTGATTTTGTGCAGCAACGATGCCCATGTGTCATTAGTAAAAGCCGTCCGAGTGATGGGCTTATCAGACGATGCTCTGCAATTTTTGCCAACCGATTCGGAGGGAAGGCTTTGTTTGTCGGCTGTTGAACAGAGGCTTAGTCAGCTTCGTCGGCTTAATCGTCCCTGCTTAGCCATTGTGGCAACAGCGGGCACGACGGTGCGTGGCGCCATCGATCTCTTACCACAATTGGCAAACCTTTGTCGTGGTGCCGGTATCTGGTTGCACGTGGATGCCGCCATTGGTGGTGTTTTTGCTCTTAGTGCAGCGCACGCTCCCTTGATGCGCGGCCTTGAGCAGGCGGACTCCATCACCCTAAATCCACAAAAGCTTCTCGGCATCACCAAAGCCTCATCACTACTTCTGCTTCGACAGCATCATCAACTCCGAGCGACCTTCGGTACAGGACTTCCCTATATGGAGAATTCGACCACTGGTTACCACGGGGGAGAGGTCGGATTGCAGGGAACTCGCCCTGCTGAAGTGCTCAAACTTTGGCTGGGTCTGCGCCAGCTCGGTGAGGCTGGTCTTGAAACTGTGCTCTCTTCCGCGTTGAAACGACGAGAGATATTTGCCAACCAATTAGATAGCGACCGCTTAAGATTACTGCCCGGTGCACTTCACCTCCAGGCTTTCCATCCCATCAAAGGAGATCCCCAAAGCTGTGAAGCCTGGAGTCAGCAAACACGTCAGCAGTTGCTATCAGCTGGCTACATGCTGTCGCGTCCTTTCTATGGCGATCGTTTCTGCTTGAAAGGCGTGTTTGGCAACCCGCACACCACGCCTGACCATCTGACGGATTTGGCCCAACGAATTAATGCCTCAGTGTTTTGA
- a CDS encoding alanine--glyoxylate aminotransferase family protein, protein MVTAQYPLPVDDRHRKSFAKIATPDRLLLGPGPSNAHPTVLQALARTPVGHLDPLYIELMGEVQELLRYAWQTDNYLTLPMSGTGSAAMEATIANTVEPGDTVLVAVKGYFGLRLADMANRYRAKVKKLEKPWGQWFSLDELEAALIEYKPAILAIVHAETSTGVCQPMDGVGDLCRKHDCLLLLDTVTSLGGVPVYIDEWKVDLAYSCSQKGLSCPPGLGPFTMGSRAETKMKARTSKVPNWYLDVSLLNKYWGDDRIYHHTAPVNMNFGMREALRLLSEEGVGQAWARHRKNAEALWAGLESLGLSMHVPADRRLPTLTTVRIPEGVDGKAFSRHLLNQYGVEIGGGLGSLAGKIWRIGLMGYNSNPQNVNRLLNLFETELPRFGGYAASVA, encoded by the coding sequence TTGGTGACGGCGCAATATCCTCTCCCAGTTGACGATCGTCACCGCAAGTCTTTTGCCAAGATTGCGACGCCCGATCGACTGTTATTAGGTCCTGGTCCATCCAACGCCCATCCAACTGTCCTTCAGGCATTGGCACGTACCCCTGTTGGTCACCTAGATCCCCTCTATATCGAATTGATGGGCGAAGTTCAGGAGCTTTTGCGCTATGCCTGGCAGACCGACAACTATCTCACACTGCCAATGAGTGGCACGGGCAGCGCGGCAATGGAAGCCACGATTGCCAATACTGTTGAACCAGGGGATACAGTCCTCGTCGCGGTGAAGGGATATTTCGGTCTTCGTCTTGCTGACATGGCCAACCGGTATAGAGCTAAAGTTAAAAAGCTTGAAAAGCCTTGGGGCCAGTGGTTTTCATTAGATGAACTCGAGGCTGCTCTAATCGAATACAAGCCAGCCATCCTGGCAATAGTGCATGCAGAAACCTCCACTGGTGTCTGTCAACCTATGGACGGGGTCGGCGATCTCTGTCGAAAGCACGATTGTCTCCTGCTTCTAGATACGGTGACATCTTTGGGTGGTGTACCTGTCTATATCGATGAGTGGAAGGTGGACTTGGCTTACAGCTGTAGTCAGAAGGGGTTGAGCTGTCCTCCAGGTTTGGGTCCTTTCACCATGGGATCGCGGGCTGAAACTAAGATGAAAGCTCGAACCAGCAAAGTCCCCAACTGGTATCTCGATGTTTCTTTGCTTAACAAGTATTGGGGTGACGACCGTATTTACCACCACACGGCTCCTGTGAACATGAACTTCGGTATGCGTGAAGCTCTACGCCTTTTATCAGAAGAAGGGGTTGGCCAGGCTTGGGCAAGACACCGTAAAAATGCAGAAGCGTTGTGGGCTGGCTTAGAGAGTTTGGGATTGTCTATGCACGTGCCCGCCGACCGTCGTCTTCCCACACTTACGACGGTTCGTATTCCTGAGGGGGTCGACGGAAAAGCTTTCAGCCGACACCTTCTTAATCAGTACGGAGTTGAAATCGGAGGTGGATTGGGTTCTCTTGCGGGCAAGATTTGGCGCATCGGCTTGATGGGATACAATTCTAATCCTCAGAATGTCAATCGTTTGCTTAACTTGTTTGAGACAGAGCTGCCTCGTTTCGGCGGTTACGCTGCCTCCGTTGCTTGA
- a CDS encoding DUF697 domain-containing protein — MSRHTPLLVGLTLALLVLVLVGLALQAIRTLLWDLSYLLPHWLLTPVLLLGSGLIAVVVIQVSWSWRQRYLRSTRIQPKKVQKTPTNCRDAANQSLINVDRLIERLKSEMIRKSLQAERNRVSEELQRGDLVIVVFGIGSSGKTSLIRALLQKIVGEVGAPMGLTTECHRYRFHLKGLERSLQLVDTPGILEDGDNGLSREEVARYRAIQADLIMVVVDSDLCASELRIVRSIADLGKRLLLVLNKRDLYGLEEEKRLLQILRSRCASFLSTPNVLACSAAPQSIARLGHRPLQPKPDITDLLQRLATILRVEGEELIADNILLQCRSLDSRGRDLLNQQRIREAQRCVDRYSWIGAGVVASTPLPLPGVDLLSAAAVNTQMVVEMANIYGIEMSKERARKLAISVGRILMTLGMVKGAMSLLSTALTLNLPTLLVGQAVQGITVAWLTRIAGTSFIRFFERDQDWGDGGMQDAVQEAFQLNRREISLKRFLETAMQQVVEPLQRSAKRRLPPHSKHRREVEASDHVHQEP, encoded by the coding sequence ATGAGCAGGCACACACCCTTGTTGGTGGGATTAACCCTTGCGCTGCTGGTTCTTGTGTTGGTGGGTCTGGCGTTGCAAGCAATCCGCACACTGCTCTGGGATCTGAGTTATCTCCTTCCACACTGGCTGCTCACTCCTGTTCTACTTTTGGGGTCAGGGTTGATCGCAGTCGTAGTCATTCAAGTAAGCTGGTCTTGGCGTCAGCGCTATCTAAGATCAACGCGCATCCAGCCTAAGAAAGTACAGAAAACCCCTACTAATTGTCGAGATGCTGCTAATCAAAGCCTAATCAACGTTGATCGCTTAATTGAAAGGTTAAAGAGTGAAATGATTCGCAAAAGCCTACAAGCCGAACGAAATCGGGTGAGCGAAGAACTCCAGCGTGGTGATTTAGTAATCGTAGTGTTCGGAATCGGATCAAGCGGCAAAACATCATTAATTCGAGCCCTTCTCCAAAAAATTGTGGGAGAAGTGGGAGCACCTATGGGACTAACAACGGAATGTCATCGTTACAGATTCCACTTAAAAGGTTTGGAGAGAAGTCTTCAGTTGGTAGATACTCCTGGAATCCTCGAAGATGGAGATAACGGACTCAGTCGCGAAGAAGTAGCGCGTTACCGCGCCATTCAAGCCGATCTCATCATGGTGGTGGTCGACAGCGATCTCTGTGCATCAGAATTAAGGATTGTGCGTTCGATTGCTGATTTGGGCAAACGATTGTTGCTGGTTCTCAATAAACGCGATTTATATGGTCTGGAGGAGGAGAAACGACTTTTGCAGATTTTGAGGTCGCGCTGTGCAAGTTTTCTTTCCACGCCCAATGTTTTGGCCTGCAGCGCCGCTCCCCAATCGATTGCACGACTCGGTCATCGACCATTGCAACCGAAGCCCGACATAACAGACCTACTTCAGCGCTTGGCGACTATTTTGCGCGTCGAGGGCGAAGAACTCATCGCAGACAATATTCTTCTTCAGTGCCGCAGCCTCGATTCAAGAGGCCGTGATCTGCTCAATCAACAGCGCATACGTGAAGCGCAACGTTGTGTTGATCGTTACAGCTGGATCGGTGCTGGAGTAGTGGCATCGACCCCCCTGCCCCTACCGGGAGTCGATCTGCTTAGCGCCGCCGCAGTGAATACTCAAATGGTTGTGGAAATGGCAAACATCTATGGCATTGAGATGTCTAAAGAACGAGCCAGGAAACTAGCTATTTCGGTTGGCCGAATCTTGATGACACTTGGCATGGTCAAGGGAGCGATGAGTCTCCTTAGCACAGCTCTCACGCTGAATCTGCCAACATTGTTGGTTGGGCAAGCAGTTCAAGGCATCACTGTCGCATGGCTTACTCGGATTGCGGGTACCAGCTTCATTCGCTTTTTTGAACGGGATCAAGATTGGGGCGATGGCGGGATGCAAGACGCTGTTCAGGAAGCATTTCAACTCAATAGACGTGAAATCTCACTTAAGCGGTTTCTAGAGACGGCAATGCAACAGGTGGTGGAACCACTTCAACGATCAGCCAAGCGACGTCTTCCACCGCACTCAAAGCATCGGAGGGAGGTGGAAGCATCGGACCACGTGCATCAAGAGCCGTGA